One window of Pelmatolapia mariae isolate MD_Pm_ZW linkage group LG18, Pm_UMD_F_2, whole genome shotgun sequence genomic DNA carries:
- the gfi1aa gene encoding growth factor independent 1A transcription repressor a has protein sequence MPRSFLVKSKRAHSYHQHRYFDDDYSRLDTIMADVCAETKSQAEFDSNLEQEDVRTGADRLSPGSRLRSPRSLSSSSPLSCGGSACDRSSDCDFWRPPSPSSSPDSEKCSTPAAEDGHSNMPIFPYSWSAYSGTELRHLVQGSYHHHLQSHRESQSPISIYRGEDSGSESLYVQRGLAAGCYQGYSSTAQICRMRDRDELYLDAKQQARVAEIKSENDFIRANLESSGSYKCIKCCKVFSTPHGLEVHVRRSHSGTRPFECGICGKTFGHAVSLDQHRAVHSQERSFSCKICGKSFKRSSTLSTHLLIHSDTRPYPCQYCGKRFHQKSDMKKHTFIHTGEKPHKCQVCGKAFSQSSNLITHSRKHTGFKPFGCDLCGKGFQRKVDLRRHKETQHGLK, from the exons ATGCCGAGATCTTTCCTGGTGAAAAGCAAAAGGGCCCACAGCTACCACCAGCACCGCTACTTCGACGATGACTACAGTAGACTGGACACTATTATGGCTGATGTGTGCGCAG AAACAAAATCTCAAGCCGAGTTCGATTCCAATCTGGAGCAGGAAGACGTGAGGACCGGCGCTGACAGACTGTCCCCTGGGTCGCGGCTGAGGTCCCCGAGGTCTCTGTCCTCCAGCTCCCCGCTGAGCTGCGGAGGCAGCGCCTGTGACCGGTCCTCCGACTGTGATTTCTGGCGTCCCCCGTCCCCCTCGTCCTCACCAG ATTCTGAGAAATGCTCCACTCCTGCAGCGGAGGACGGTCACTCGAACATGCCAATCTTCCCGTACTCCTGGTCGGCATACTCAGGAACCGAGCTGAGACATCTGGTTCAGGGGTCTTATCACCACCACCTCCAGAGCCACAGGGAATCCCAGTCACCTATCAGCATCTACAGGGGAGAGGACAGCGGCAGTGAGTCCCTTTATGTACAGCGGGGCCTCGCGGCCGGATGTTACCAGGGTTATTCTTCAACGGCCCAAATCTGCAGGATGCGGGACAGAGACGAGCTGTATCTGGATGCGAAGCAACAGGCCCGCGTGGCGGAAATCAAGTCTGAGAACGATTTCATCCGCGCAAACCTCGAGTCGAGTGGATCATACAAGTGCATTAAATGTTGCAAG GTGTTCTCCACGCCTCACGGACTGGAAGTTCACGTGCGGCGGTCGCACAGCGGCACGCGGCCGTTTGAGTGTGGGATATGCGGAAAAACCTTCGGACACGCAGTGAGCTTGGATCAGCACAGAGCGGTTCACTCGCAG GAGAGGAGCTTCAGCTGTAAGATCTGCGGCAAAAGCTTCAAGCGCTCTTCAACCCTCTCTACGCACCTGCTCATCCATTCCGACACGCGGCCTTATCCGTGCCAGTACTGCGGGAAAAGGTTCCACCAAAAGTCAGACATGAAAAAACACACTTtcattcacacag GTGAGAAGCCGCACAAGTGCCAGGTGTGCGGGAAGGCCTTCAGTCAGAGCTCCAACCTCATCACgcacagcaggaaacacacGGGCTTCAAGCCCTTCGGCTGTGACCTCTGCGGGAAAGGTTTCCAGAGGAAAGTGGACCTGAGGAGGCACAAAGAGACGCAGCACGGACTGAAATAA
- the rpap2 gene encoding putative RNA polymerase II subunit B1 CTD phosphatase rpap2, translating into METDERRRSGSSKKTSKKGGKRVKALTAEEEARRREELKEKLREKLELERRALKVVERLLDDSVAEDFLVDCAKMITPANYRDTIEERSIAKLCGYPICPNKLGKIPTQQYKISTKTNKVYDITERKCFCSNFCYKASKAFELQIPKTPLWVRQHESPPEIKLLKQGERGSSGEEVMLSERCLKEEDIENPVAAQHEELHGSRDHPAGGSHSDVSDGEHEQDFVSSVVSQQQRPRVHWGDLHKRSDEDEKGQQRNSETRKINTKEGNEEKIEPPQSQNTEEQRSMIEDEERKEADVRKTEVTDAEKPKEWQVTHTDQAAPQERELSELSGVEETTAEMSVCSLSETVTHSIPRSNPPTESKQIPATNQNNHGQQELNITQVGMSKRGAAGLRDLLKNHAEAKPDSVRMNLLDCLKNTLKEWCTDETLTFLYGSDHSLGSPYAEVREEEGKEELDEDDLEDEVTADNSEDKKKPSAAAPNYDTLRRETQDLELRVREFYKGTWILPDEKEEPNRKQVTVQESIKDPVLPLVDSHAQNLIQKRITVEKLSSCLRNIVGPLHLTMIDITNDLNNLVRTFRFTNKNIIHKTPEWTLIAVVLLYLLSEVSPLVREALKTSASVEYLNTLMVELGLQEQDLLNLVQLFKSPAH; encoded by the exons atGGAGACGGATGAGAGAAGAAGGAGCGGGAGCTCCAAAAAAACTTCCAAAAAGG GTGGGAAACGTGTCAAAGCACTCACCGCGGAGGAAGAAGCTAGAAG GAGAGAGGAGCTGAAGGAGAAGCTGAGGGAGAAGTTGGAGCTGGAAAGGAGAGCTTTGAAGGTGGTGGAGCGGCTCCTGGACGACAGTGTGGCTGAGGACTTCCTAGTGGACTGT GCTAAAATGATCACCCCAGCTAATTACAGAGATACTATAGAGGAGAGGTCTATTGCTAAGCTGTGCGGTTATCCCATCTGTCCTAATAAACTGGGCAAG ATCCCAActcaacaatacaaaatttcTACTAAGACCAATAAAGTGTATGACATCACAGAGCGCAAG TGTTTTTGCAGTAATTTCTGCTACAAAGCCTCCAAAGCGTTTGAGCTACAAATACCAAAGACGCCTCTTTGGGTTCGGCAACATGAGAG tcctCCTGAAATTAAGTTGTTGAAGCAAGGAGAACG TGGGAGCTCTGGTGAGGAGGTGATGCTGTCTGAGAGGTGTCTAAAAGAGGAGGACATCGAGAACCCTGTGGCTGCTCAGCACGAGGAGCTTCACGGCTCTCGGGATCATCCTGCTGGAGGCAGCCACAGTGATGTCAGTGACGGCGAACATGAGCAGGACTTTGTCTCCAGCGTGGTCTCTCAGCAGCAGAGACCCCGGGTACACTGGGGTGACCTGCATAAACGCTCAGATGAGGATGAGAAAGGACAACAAAGGAATTCTGAAACAAGAAAGATAAACACCAAAGAGGGGAATGAAGAAAAGATCGAACCTCCTCAGAGTCAGAATACAGAGGAACAGAGAAGTATGATAGAagatgaggaaagaaaagaggcAGACGTGCGTAAAACTGAAGTTACTGATGCTGAAAAACCCAAAGAGTGGCAGGTGACACATACGGACCAGGCGGCACCACAAGAGAGAGAGTTATCTGAGCTTTCTGGTGTGGAAGAGACTACAGCTGAGATGAGCGTGTGCAGTTTATCGGAGACGGTAACTCACAGCATTCCTCGCTCAAACCCTCcaacagaaagtaaacaaattcCTGCCACTAATCAGAACAATCACGGCCAGCAAGAACTCAACATCACGCAGGTGGGTATGAGCAAGAGGGGGGCAGCTGGGCTGCGAGATCTACTGAAGAACCACGCCGAAGCCAAACCTGACTCTGTACGGATGAATCTGCTCGATTGCCTAAAAAACACATTGAAGGAGTGGTGTACCGATGAGACGTTAACGTTCCTGTACGGCTCCGATCACTCCCTTGGCTCGCCCTATGCCGAGGTAAGAGAAGAAGAAGGCAAAGAGGAGTTGGATGAAGATGACCTTGAGGATGAGGTGACAGCCGACAACAGCGAGGACAAGAAGAAGCCGTCAGCTGCAGCTCCAAACTATGACACGCTGCGGAGGGAGACCCAGGATCTGGAGCTCCGGGTCAGGGAATTTTATAAGGGCACGTGGATTCTGCCTGACGAGAAAGAGGAGCCGAATAGAAAGCAG GTTACAGTCCAGGAAAGCATCAAGGATCCGGTCCTGCCGCTCGTTGACTCTCATGCTCAGAACCTCATCCAGAAACGAATCACAGTGGAGAAACTCTCCAGCTG CCTCAGAAACATTGTAGGTCCGCTGCATCTCACCATGATTGACATCACTAACGACCTGAACAACCTGGTGCGGACGTTCAG GTTCACCAACAAAAACATCATCCATAAAACTCCAGAGTGGACCCTCATAGCTGTGGTGCTTCTGTATCT GTTGTCAGAGGTGTCTCCGTTGGTGCGAGAAGCCCTGAAGACTTCGGCATCTGTGGAGTATTTGAACACGCTGATGGTGGAGCTGGGTCTGCAGGAGCAGGACCTTCTGAATTTGGTCCAGCTGTTTAAATCCCCAGCACACTGA